The DNA region CATACCGCCCCAGTTCCTGTGGTCCCTCTCCTTCAAAATAGGTGGAGGTGAGATCATAGAATACCAGCTCCACCTCCAGGGCAAACAGGTCACGCAACCTGAAGAAAAGCTCCTGCTCTATCCGCTCCTTGTTCTCCACCAGTTCATTCAGCGTGCGGTACCAGCGCTGTAGCCAGCTCAGGTTCACCTGCACTCTATCGTGCTCTTCCCACGCCGGTAACCACCTTTGGCCATGCCGGTCACAGACATAGTCCGTTTCCAGCCACGAGGCCAGGTGATGTTCACTCCCTGGAGAGCAAAGACGATTGGCTGCCAGTACGAAAGCCCTCTCTGCCAGGGAGTTGTCTCTTTCCCTCTGACCTCCGATGCCGTCCAGGATACCCTCCAGCCCAAACTCTTGCCACAGGTGTCTCATGACCATGACAGGCCCATAGCAGGCCGACTGTGTGGGAATCACCTGGCTCGACTTCACCCAGCTATCCGGGATGTCTCCCTTCTGAAGGAGACGCACCAGACTATCGAGATGGGCACAAAGCAGGTCCCTGCGGCCAAGGTTGACGACTACCTTCTGCTTGTTGACGCCGTTCTCCCGGTACGACTCCACCAGGCGAAGGTATTCGTGCTTCTCGCCCTTCTTGCCACGGGCCTTAACGGATCTGAGAAACATGGCTGTCACTGCTGACTATAGCAGACCACAGCCAGCATGTCAAGCCAATGCTGTCACTACGCGTCAAAAACCGCCAGGCGTCAGATCCAACCCTCCCAAAGCTAAACCTCCCCCAATAACAATGTCAATTTGTCAAACATGGGCTAAGGTGAGCTCCTCGCATCCTAACGAAATGGCGCGGCGCGAGACCCCTGTTTCACGCGAGACGATGGAAATCCCACTATAACCAATAGCGGTGGCTTCCGCTGCAGCCACAATCCTCCGAAGACGCTCATCAAGAAAGCCTGCCAAGGATTCAAATCGTTGTTTGATCAAATGCGTATCCATGTCCTAAATATAGCATAGAATACTATAACTTGCAATGGTTATTTAGTGACAGTCCCTAAGCAAAGCACCGCCAGTAGCTCCTAAGGTTCTCTTTGACTTCCTTTATGACCGTTTTTGTTTCTTTAAGTTTGTAGTCAGTCTTGAGAGAGAACAAGAAAGGTTCCGTAAACTCGAGGTCGAGTTTGGCCAGCCCTGAGACCAAGGAAAGCCACCCGTAAGGCAGGACTGTTTGGTTGTATCCGCTTCCAAGGAGATCGACTGCCTTTCCATCACATACTCTTTCGGCGACTTCTCTCACTTTTCTGCCGATCATTTCGAAGCCCTTGAGAGTAAGCCCCAAGTCAGTCAGCTCATCGGCGAAGTGGGGGTCAGAGCCCCCGTTTCTGATGATTATCTGGGGGGCAAATTCCTCTGCCAGAGGAGTGAATATTTCATCCAATACGCATTCGTAGGCATCATCGGAGGCTCCTGGAGGTAGAGGCACATTTACAGTGAAACCCTTGCCTTCTCCCTCCCCGATTTCATGGGCAAAGCCGGTTCCTGGATAAAGGGTTCGGGGGTCCTGGTGAATATCGATGAACAACACCATCGGATCTTGGTAGAAAATCTGGCAGGTTCCGTCTCCAGCGTGAGCATCGGTGTCAAGAATCAGAATCCTCTCCAGACCGTGGTTCTCAATTAGATTCTTAACGCATACAGCCACATCGTTGTAGATGCAAAACCCTGCCCCGTAGTTACTTTTGGCGTGGTGTAGGCCGCCGCCAACGCCAACGGCATTGGTGAAACTGCCCTTCCAAACGAGTTCTGTTGCTGTTAGAGAGGCTCCGACGATTAACCTGGCAGCTTTCTCCATTTCTGGCTGGAGGGGAGTGTCCGGGCTGAGAAACCTGTAGCTGGGTAACCAAATCCCCTTGGAGTCACCTTGCAGGAAGTCGATGTAGTTTCTATCGTGAACAAGGAGTAATTCTTTGTCTGTTGCATACCTCGGCTCGACAACTTCAAAGTTGTTGACCTTCTCCGTCAGCAAGTTCATGAAGTTGGCATACCTATCACTCCTGAAAGGGTGCCCAGGGCCGAAATCATAACCTTTTATCTGCTCACTATATGCTATAGCTAGCGTCATCTGGCTCCATAATCACCGATAACAGATGGCGTACTGGTTACTTGCTTGTGCCAGGGGCTCTGCCATCTATTTGATTTTGACCCGAATCAAGATGTCTCCAGGGTGGTTGTCTGTTATGTTGCATGCATTGCTCATTTTCAGGACACTGCCTGTTTTCACCCCAGGGGGGATTCCTACCTCCATTCTCTTGCCTTTCCGGGTCAACAGCTTCCTTACTCCCTGGGCAGCTTCATCGGCAGAGATTGCCAATTCATAGCGAATATCTTGCCTCCGTGTTCTTTTGGTATGATCGGTGGTCTCGTCTGCATTAGTCCTGCCCCGTGGCCAAGTCTCAAACCTGATGCCGCCACTTGGCCCGCCATAGGTTCTGAAGGAGAATGAGCCTCCTTTACCTTTAAGGATGTCACCGAATATTTCGTCAAGGAACTCGTGGCCCAGACCGGCTCCGTTGAATTCCCGCATCAAATCTTCAAAGGTAGTTCTGGTAGCAGTGCTGCCGAAGATATCACCAACATTGCCGGTTATTCCAAATTGATTGTACTGTCTCCTTTTCTCTTTATCCCCCAGGACTCCATAGGCCTCGTTTATTTCCTTGAACTTCTCATTGGCCCATTTCTCGTTTCCAAGATTGCGATCTGGATGGTATTTCATGGCCAGGTTTCTATAAGCTTTCTTCATATCCTGGTCGCTGGCATCCCCAGGAACACCTAGAATCTGATAGTAGTCCTTAACCATTATTGTATTGAAGATTGGTTCTGTGTTATTTTGCCCAGTCAGGGTTATGAGCGATTCGAACGCAGGTCAGTGATTCAAACGCTCGATCATAGAGTATAGCACACCGTAATAAGCTTTCTTGTATACAATTTGTCATTTGATATTAAGCTGGTAGAGAGAGCATGCAGATTGCCATATTAGTGATTTATGCCTGGTTGATGATTGAGGATGAATCTTGATGAAAAGTTCAGGGCCCGAGTTGATTTCTCATCAACCTGGGCCCATTTGAACATGAACAGGGCTATCAGGATTGGCCAGACTTACACCTATACTACAAACATGCTGCCACTGGCGTAGTATTCTCGGTGCAGAAATCCTCTTGTTCTCTCTAGCCGAGGTTCATCACGCGGCCACTGGCTGCGGCCACTACTTCTTTATGTTGATTGGTGAACGTGGACTTCATGGAAAAGAGCAGCATTTTCCTCTTGTCGTTCGACTTGTCCTCGACGCCGGTGAACTCATTCACAATGGTGATGGTGTCGCCCGCTTTTATCGGCTTGAGGAACTCCCACTCCCCCCCGGCATCAACGATGCCGGGGTACGGAAACGGAGGCATCTGCGCGCCCTCTCCCATTAGCATTGCGGCAGCCAACATTCCTGGCGGCAGGCGACCGTGCCACTTTGGATCAGGGTCACCAATGGCTTCACAGTACCGCTTGATCATCGTCTTGTCGATCTCGAA from Chloroflexota bacterium includes:
- a CDS encoding acetoin utilization protein AcuC translates to MTLAIAYSEQIKGYDFGPGHPFRSDRYANFMNLLTEKVNNFEVVEPRYATDKELLLVHDRNYIDFLQGDSKGIWLPSYRFLSPDTPLQPEMEKAARLIVGASLTATELVWKGSFTNAVGVGGGLHHAKSNYGAGFCIYNDVAVCVKNLIENHGLERILILDTDAHAGDGTCQIFYQDPMVLFIDIHQDPRTLYPGTGFAHEIGEGEGKGFTVNVPLPPGASDDAYECVLDEIFTPLAEEFAPQIIIRNGGSDPHFADELTDLGLTLKGFEMIGRKVREVAERVCDGKAVDLLGSGYNQTVLPYGWLSLVSGLAKLDLEFTEPFLFSLKTDYKLKETKTVIKEVKENLRSYWRCFA
- a CDS encoding MaoC family dehydratase N-terminal domain-containing protein — encoded protein: MLNMDEMKKFVGNKGKPTVFEIDKTMIKRYCEAIGDPDPKWHGRLPPGMLAAAMLMGEGAQMPPFPYPGIVDAGGEWEFLKPIKAGDTITIVNEFTGVEDKSNDKRKMLLFSMKSTFTNQHKEVVAAASGRVMNLG